From Haloglomus litoreum, the proteins below share one genomic window:
- a CDS encoding thiamine pyrophosphate-dependent dehydrogenase E1 component subunit alpha: protein MVHETTASLEDCSAGTIETLLEEMIRIRAFDEAALDQFRDGDVPGFLHLCHGHEASHAGMGTAMEPDDWLAVGGSRLHGQYLVKGVPMREAMAEIYGKATGSNHGKGGSMHLADHERHLYGHAATIGSGQNPAAGLALAQQMRETGNVVVSTIGDGGTSRGSFHTALVFAATWNLPVVYVIENNGFAISYDAGNLPADELSAYGEPLGIPTASVDGMDPVAIHEAVSAAVERARSGGGPTVIESRVVRMRGHFEGDKQQYREDPDAAAGEAHDPLASFRDRLQDRGYLTDAEYEARYADAESTAADAVAYARESEFPEPATAYEDVYVRPLYGQEGTDGGEER from the coding sequence ATGGTTCACGAGACGACAGCTAGCCTCGAGGACTGCTCGGCGGGGACCATCGAGACGCTCCTCGAGGAGATGATCCGTATCCGGGCGTTCGACGAGGCCGCACTCGACCAGTTCAGGGACGGGGATGTCCCGGGCTTCCTCCACCTCTGTCACGGGCACGAGGCCTCGCATGCCGGGATGGGCACCGCAATGGAGCCGGACGACTGGCTCGCAGTCGGCGGTTCGCGGCTCCACGGCCAGTACCTGGTAAAGGGCGTCCCGATGCGGGAGGCGATGGCCGAGATCTACGGGAAGGCGACCGGCTCCAACCACGGGAAGGGTGGGTCGATGCACCTCGCCGACCACGAACGGCACCTCTACGGACACGCCGCGACCATCGGCTCCGGCCAGAACCCGGCCGCAGGCCTCGCGCTCGCCCAGCAGATGCGCGAGACGGGGAACGTCGTCGTCTCGACCATCGGCGACGGCGGCACCTCGCGCGGGTCGTTCCACACGGCGCTCGTGTTCGCGGCGACCTGGAACCTCCCGGTCGTCTACGTGATCGAGAACAACGGGTTCGCCATCTCCTACGACGCGGGGAACCTCCCCGCCGACGAGCTATCGGCGTACGGCGAGCCCCTGGGTATCCCGACGGCGTCGGTCGACGGGATGGATCCGGTAGCCATCCACGAGGCTGTCTCGGCGGCCGTCGAGCGCGCCCGGAGTGGCGGCGGGCCGACGGTCATCGAGAGCCGGGTCGTCCGGATGCGGGGGCACTTCGAGGGGGACAAACAGCAGTACCGCGAGGACCCCGACGCCGCGGCCGGCGAGGCGCACGACCCGCTGGCGTCGTTCCGCGACCGGTTGCAGGACCGGGGCTACCTCACCGACGCGGAGTACGAGGCCCGGTACGCCGATGCCGAGTCCACCGCTGCCGACGCGGTCGCGTACGCACGGGAGAGCGAGTTTCCGGAGCCAGCGACGGCCTACGAGGACGTCTACGTCCGGCCGCTGTACGGGCAGGAGGGGACGGACGGGGGTGAGGAACGATGA
- a CDS encoding class I adenylate-forming enzyme family protein: protein MPPFERTAQQLLRARAEEHPDEPAFVFVTDGEQQVTTYGELRAAADRVAAALYAHGVGPGDHVAILMANRPEFVALTYGTLQAGAVVNPYNAMWGAEELGEVLRRADPAVLVTTARDGGSDHLGLLSEALPDLEGTADGGVDSAAVPTLEHVVALDLGGRLRDPCREYGAFLDAGEEMAAGAWSPGDHAPGPGDVQYLLQTSGTTGTSKSAMLTHESLVPNAYFVGRAMGIEPEDRFINFSPFYHNGGLVTGILMNTAVWGSTLYFQPRFDPGTALEVIDEHGIESMFGFGTMYAALRDAPTFEETEFTIEKALVAATPSQYDAAVAMSDAPPDERTFANLYAQTEGGPLVSVVDADDPDADLRKYSNGQPLPGIEVVAKDPETGDRLPPGEAGELCYRGWSVFEGYYQQPERTAAGWDEEGYWHSGDYGRVDGGYVYFDGRLDDVVKTGGENVSTRAVETFLGDAFDDIADVAVVGVPDDYWGQRIVAFIEYAPGAEPRSAEEWRAACKDRIADYRIPRNFFEIDEWPTTETGKIVQESLEAEARSRIDGSADG, encoded by the coding sequence ATGCCGCCCTTCGAGCGGACCGCCCAGCAACTACTCCGCGCCCGGGCCGAAGAGCACCCCGACGAACCGGCGTTCGTGTTCGTCACGGACGGCGAGCAACAGGTCACCACGTACGGCGAACTCCGGGCAGCTGCGGACCGGGTCGCCGCGGCCCTGTACGCCCACGGCGTCGGGCCGGGCGACCACGTCGCGATACTCATGGCGAACCGCCCCGAGTTCGTTGCGCTCACCTACGGGACGCTCCAGGCCGGAGCCGTCGTCAACCCCTACAACGCGATGTGGGGTGCCGAGGAACTGGGGGAGGTGCTCCGGCGGGCGGACCCCGCCGTGCTGGTGACGACGGCCCGTGACGGCGGCAGTGACCACCTGGGGCTGCTCTCGGAGGCCCTGCCGGACCTCGAGGGGACCGCCGACGGTGGCGTCGACTCGGCTGCGGTTCCGACCCTGGAACACGTCGTGGCGCTCGACCTCGGGGGCCGACTCCGGGACCCGTGCCGCGAGTACGGGGCGTTCCTCGACGCCGGGGAGGAGATGGCTGCTGGGGCGTGGTCCCCCGGCGACCACGCGCCCGGGCCGGGGGACGTCCAGTACCTGCTCCAGACGTCGGGGACGACGGGCACGTCGAAGAGCGCGATGCTCACTCACGAGTCGCTGGTACCCAACGCCTACTTCGTCGGTCGGGCCATGGGGATCGAGCCCGAGGATCGGTTCATCAACTTCTCGCCGTTCTACCACAACGGGGGCCTGGTGACCGGGATACTGATGAACACGGCGGTCTGGGGCAGCACGCTCTACTTCCAGCCACGGTTCGACCCCGGGACCGCGCTCGAAGTCATCGACGAGCACGGCATCGAGTCGATGTTCGGGTTCGGGACGATGTACGCCGCGCTCCGGGACGCACCGACCTTCGAGGAGACGGAGTTCACGATCGAGAAGGCGCTCGTCGCGGCGACCCCCTCGCAGTACGACGCGGCCGTGGCGATGAGCGACGCTCCACCCGACGAGCGGACCTTCGCGAACCTCTACGCACAGACCGAGGGCGGTCCGCTCGTCTCGGTGGTGGACGCCGACGACCCGGACGCCGACCTCCGGAAGTACAGCAACGGGCAGCCGCTGCCGGGCATCGAGGTGGTTGCGAAGGACCCGGAGACGGGCGACCGGCTCCCCCCGGGTGAGGCTGGGGAGCTCTGCTACCGCGGCTGGTCGGTATTCGAGGGGTACTACCAGCAGCCGGAGCGAACCGCGGCGGGCTGGGACGAGGAGGGCTACTGGCACTCGGGGGACTACGGCCGGGTCGACGGCGGCTACGTCTACTTCGACGGCCGGCTGGACGACGTGGTGAAGACCGGGGGCGAGAACGTCTCGACCCGTGCCGTGGAGACGTTCCTCGGGGACGCCTTCGACGACATCGCCGACGTGGCCGTCGTCGGTGTCCCAGACGACTACTGGGGACAGCGCATCGTCGCGTTCATCGAGTACGCGCCCGGGGCCGAACCCCGCTCGGCCGAGGAGTGGCGGGCGGCCTGCAAGGACCGCATCGCCGACTACAGGATCCCACGGAACTTCTTCGAGATCGACGAGTGGCCGACGACCGAGACGGGCAAGATCGTCCAGGAGTCCCTGGAGGCGGAGGCGCGCTCGCGGATCGACGGTTCCGCCGACGGGTAG
- a CDS encoding 3-keto-5-aminohexanoate cleavage protein — protein sequence MTLETQQSVKGNDPDRTIISAALTGALTTRDQCEAIPYTPEEIAKDAAAARESGAAIAHIHARTDEGEQTVDTETYQEIYDAVRDRTDILINFSTGAVGFPVEERTEYLREVGPDIAALNMGSMNYAKYSEEREDFVFNMVFENPFDDIRAFVRAMNDAGVKPELECFDTGHIGSIRPFLQSGELEHPLQFSLIMGVLGGIPASVENLAHQVRQLPDDATWQVIGISEDQWPLVAAALSMGGNVRVGLEDNFYLPNGEMSTNPGLVERAAEMSRNVGREPATPDEARDIMGVA from the coding sequence ATGACGCTCGAAACCCAGCAATCCGTCAAAGGCAACGACCCCGACAGGACGATCATCTCCGCCGCGCTCACCGGTGCACTGACGACGCGCGACCAGTGCGAGGCGATTCCCTATACGCCTGAGGAGATCGCGAAGGACGCCGCCGCGGCCCGCGAGTCCGGTGCGGCCATCGCCCATATCCACGCGCGGACCGACGAGGGCGAGCAGACCGTCGATACGGAGACCTACCAGGAGATATACGATGCGGTCCGCGACCGCACCGACATCCTGATCAACTTCTCGACCGGCGCGGTCGGCTTCCCGGTCGAGGAACGGACGGAGTACCTCCGCGAGGTCGGGCCCGACATCGCCGCACTGAACATGGGCTCGATGAACTACGCGAAGTACTCCGAGGAGCGCGAGGACTTCGTCTTCAACATGGTGTTCGAGAACCCGTTCGACGACATCAGGGCGTTCGTCCGGGCGATGAACGACGCCGGTGTCAAGCCCGAACTGGAGTGTTTCGACACGGGCCATATCGGGAGCATCCGCCCGTTCCTGCAGTCCGGTGAACTGGAGCACCCGCTGCAGTTCAGCCTCATCATGGGCGTACTCGGCGGTATCCCCGCCTCGGTGGAGAACCTGGCCCATCAGGTCCGCCAGCTCCCCGACGACGCCACCTGGCAGGTCATCGGCATCAGTGAGGACCAGTGGCCGCTGGTGGCTGCCGCCCTGTCGATGGGCGGCAACGTCCGCGTCGGCCTGGAGGACAACTTCTACCTCCCGAACGGGGAGATGTCCACCAACCCGGGGCTGGTCGAGCGGGCCGCCGAGATGAGTCGCAACGTCGGACGCGAACCGGCGACACCGGACGAGGCCCGCGACATCATGGGGGTGGCGTGA
- a CDS encoding 2,3-butanediol dehydrogenase, with product MRAAVYHGRRDVRIEAVDPRPVGPTDVAVDIAYCGICGSDVHEYAAGPIAIPADEPHPLTGETLPLTLGHEFSGTVREVGEDVERVAAGDRVTVNPAIWCGDCKFCQRGDHNLCVTGGSIGLAGWGGGLAERAVVPASQVVPVPAGVGLDDAALAEPYAVALHAVRRSRLRAGDDAAVFGAGPIGLGVAQLARLAGANRLFVSEPAAGRRSVAGELGARTLDPAETDPVGHVSGLTDGGVAVAFEAAGAEPALRDAVRTTDRGGEVVLISVFEEEIAIQPNFVMMAERSLVGSIAYGTGPRAAAGEFAAVLDMLADGRLDPEPLVTDRIDLDDVVADGFEALIDPDGQVKILVSP from the coding sequence ATGCGTGCCGCCGTGTACCACGGGAGACGGGATGTCCGGATCGAGGCAGTCGACCCACGGCCGGTCGGGCCGACGGATGTCGCAGTAGATATCGCCTACTGTGGAATCTGTGGTTCGGATGTCCACGAGTACGCCGCCGGCCCGATCGCCATCCCGGCGGACGAACCGCATCCACTGACCGGCGAGACGCTGCCGCTGACGCTGGGTCACGAGTTCAGCGGGACCGTCCGCGAGGTCGGCGAGGACGTCGAGCGCGTCGCCGCGGGCGACCGGGTGACGGTGAACCCGGCCATCTGGTGTGGGGACTGCAAGTTCTGCCAGCGCGGTGACCACAACCTCTGTGTGACGGGCGGGAGCATCGGGCTGGCCGGCTGGGGCGGCGGACTGGCCGAGCGGGCCGTCGTTCCCGCCTCGCAGGTCGTCCCCGTCCCGGCGGGGGTCGGGCTCGACGACGCCGCGCTCGCCGAGCCCTACGCCGTTGCGCTCCACGCGGTCCGACGCTCGCGACTTCGCGCCGGCGACGACGCGGCCGTCTTCGGCGCCGGCCCTATCGGACTGGGCGTCGCACAGCTGGCGCGTCTCGCGGGCGCGAACCGCCTGTTCGTCAGTGAACCCGCAGCCGGGCGGCGGTCCGTGGCCGGCGAACTCGGTGCGCGGACGCTCGACCCGGCCGAGACCGACCCCGTCGGCCATGTCTCCGGACTGACCGACGGGGGCGTCGCCGTGGCCTTCGAGGCAGCCGGCGCCGAACCAGCGCTCCGGGACGCCGTCCGCACGACCGACCGCGGCGGCGAGGTGGTACTCATCAGCGTGTTCGAGGAGGAGATAGCCATCCAACCGAACTTCGTGATGATGGCCGAGCGGTCGCTCGTCGGCTCGATCGCATACGGTACCGGACCGCGGGCCGCCGCCGGGGAGTTCGCCGCCGTCCTCGATATGCTGGCGGACGGCCGCCTCGACCCCGAGCCGCTCGTCACCGACCGGATCGACCTCGACGATGTCGTCGCGGACGGGTTCGAGGCGCTGATCGACCCGGACGGCCAGGTGAAAATACTGGTCTCTCCCTGA
- a CDS encoding acyl-CoA dehydrogenase family protein produces MELAFDDSETARELVERTRAFMDEVVIPTEREEFLSGGDMTDAVIEALRAEARDRGLYAPQLPEEYGGLGLDFRDVLPMFEEAGRSLLGPPALRVDAPDEGNMHTIEMVGTDAQKEEWLRPLVAGEYTSAFSMTEPMQGGGSDPKMLQTTAEKDGDEWVIDGHKWWTSQGDEADVLLVMARTNQEAHPYEGCSFFLVPPDTEGVELRREVPYLGDAWGIGHPEVIYDGVRVPEENLLGPKDEGFQIAQRRLGPARLTHCMRFSGMAQRAISVAKAYVHEREGFGEALSNKQSLRFKIARAETRLYAVRTQVRHAARQIARGNEARTEVAMCKVFAANVVNDIIDDMLQLCGGNGIARDLPIAHFYEEVRAFRIFDGADEVHLRSIARASFENVDREELATVTRF; encoded by the coding sequence ATGGAGCTAGCATTCGATGACTCCGAGACGGCACGCGAGCTGGTCGAGCGGACGCGGGCGTTCATGGACGAGGTCGTCATCCCGACCGAGCGCGAGGAGTTCCTCTCCGGCGGCGACATGACCGATGCGGTGATCGAGGCGCTGCGTGCGGAGGCGAGGGACCGGGGCCTCTACGCCCCCCAGCTCCCCGAGGAGTACGGTGGGCTGGGCCTGGACTTCCGCGACGTGCTCCCGATGTTCGAGGAGGCAGGGCGGTCGCTGCTGGGGCCGCCGGCGCTCCGGGTGGACGCCCCCGACGAGGGGAACATGCACACCATCGAGATGGTCGGAACGGACGCCCAGAAGGAGGAGTGGCTCCGCCCGCTCGTCGCCGGGGAGTACACCTCTGCGTTCTCGATGACCGAGCCGATGCAGGGCGGCGGGTCGGACCCGAAGATGCTGCAGACGACCGCCGAGAAGGACGGCGACGAGTGGGTCATCGACGGCCACAAGTGGTGGACCAGCCAGGGTGACGAGGCCGACGTCCTGCTGGTCATGGCCCGCACGAACCAGGAGGCCCACCCCTACGAGGGCTGCTCGTTCTTCCTCGTTCCCCCGGACACCGAGGGCGTCGAACTCCGGCGGGAGGTGCCGTATCTGGGCGACGCCTGGGGGATCGGCCATCCGGAGGTGATCTACGACGGCGTGCGGGTGCCCGAGGAGAACCTGCTGGGCCCGAAGGACGAGGGGTTCCAGATCGCCCAGCGGCGGCTCGGCCCCGCGCGGTTGACCCACTGCATGCGCTTCTCCGGGATGGCCCAGCGCGCCATCTCCGTCGCCAAGGCGTACGTCCACGAGCGCGAGGGGTTCGGCGAGGCGCTGTCGAACAAGCAGTCGCTGCGGTTCAAGATCGCGCGCGCGGAGACCCGGCTGTACGCGGTCAGGACGCAGGTCCGCCACGCGGCCCGACAGATCGCTCGGGGGAACGAGGCGCGCACCGAGGTCGCGATGTGCAAGGTCTTCGCCGCGAACGTCGTCAACGACATCATCGACGATATGCTGCAGTTGTGTGGCGGCAACGGCATCGCCCGTGACCTCCCCATCGCGCACTTCTACGAGGAGGTCCGCGCGTTCCGCATCTTCGACGGCGCCGACGAGGTCCACCTCCGGTCGATCGCCCGGGCGAGCTTCGAGAACGTCGACAGGGAGGAGCTCGCGACCGTTACGCGGTTCTGA
- a CDS encoding SDR family oxidoreductase encodes MAGFGETPESTDVFTDDLFEGEVALVTGGGTGIGEEIALGFADHGADVAIASRDMDHLAPVAEELEERGARACATTVDVREYESVESMVDTVVDELGSLDILVNNAGANFVTPTEELTPNGWRAVVGTILDGTAYCTFAAAEQMREQGGGVVLAMGATNSERGAPFHAHSGAGKAGIHNLMQTVAAEWAEDGIRANTVAPGVIETEGVLEASGGSLPDELLEDIPSGRFGTPGDCVPLTLFLASPAAAYVTGGYFTVDGGQLTAPLPYDF; translated from the coding sequence ATGGCGGGCTTCGGCGAGACACCGGAGAGTACGGATGTATTCACCGACGACCTGTTCGAGGGCGAGGTCGCCCTCGTCACCGGCGGCGGGACCGGTATCGGCGAGGAGATCGCGCTCGGGTTCGCCGACCACGGCGCGGACGTCGCCATCGCCAGCCGCGATATGGACCACCTCGCGCCGGTCGCAGAAGAACTCGAGGAGCGCGGCGCGCGGGCGTGCGCGACGACCGTCGACGTCCGCGAGTACGAATCCGTCGAGTCGATGGTCGACACTGTCGTCGACGAACTCGGCAGCCTCGACATCCTGGTCAACAACGCGGGCGCGAACTTCGTCACGCCGACCGAGGAGCTGACGCCGAACGGCTGGCGCGCCGTCGTCGGCACCATCCTCGACGGCACCGCCTACTGCACCTTCGCCGCCGCCGAACAGATGCGAGAACAGGGTGGCGGGGTCGTCCTGGCGATGGGTGCGACGAACTCCGAGCGCGGGGCGCCGTTCCACGCCCACTCCGGCGCCGGCAAGGCCGGCATCCACAACCTGATGCAGACCGTCGCCGCGGAGTGGGCAGAGGACGGCATCCGCGCCAACACCGTCGCGCCCGGTGTCATCGAGACGGAGGGCGTGCTGGAGGCCTCGGGCGGGTCGCTCCCCGACGAACTGCTAGAGGACATCCCCTCGGGCCGCTTCGGGACGCCCGGCGACTGCGTCCCGCTGACGCTGTTCCTCGCCAGCCCCGCGGCGGCCTACGTGACGGGCGGCTACTTCACCGTCGACGGCGGACAGCTCACCGCCCCGCTCCCGTACGACTTCTGA
- a CDS encoding acyl-CoA dehydrogenase family protein has product MSLVDHPDSERARELAERTRDLMEEVVLPFERDLAPGESVSPDGLATLREAAHDYGVYCPQMPTEYGGMGESFRDSLAVFEEAGRSLLGPPALRVDAPDEGNMHTIELAGTDEQKERWLPPLIEGEARSAFSMTEPAPGGGSDPKMLQTTAEKDGDEWVIDGHKWWTSNGYEADVFLVMARTDQEKHPYEGCSLFLVPAATDGVELVRDVPAMESAVLDLSHAEVRYDGVRVPEENLLGAENDGFRIAQQRLGPARLTHCMRFCGMADRALGVARAYMRNRDAFGSSLEEKQSLRHRMAERELDLHGTRTMTRDAARRVSGGDEARLPVAMCKVRAARMIQETVDFAIQCCGGAGLSRDLPLVDFYEGMRFFRIGDGADEVHLRSIARAAFADEHVAEADLGNLPQF; this is encoded by the coding sequence ATGAGCCTAGTCGACCACCCGGACTCCGAGCGTGCTCGCGAACTGGCCGAACGGACCCGCGATCTGATGGAGGAGGTCGTCCTGCCGTTCGAGCGCGACCTCGCGCCCGGTGAGTCCGTCTCCCCGGACGGACTGGCGACGTTGCGCGAGGCCGCACACGACTACGGGGTCTACTGCCCGCAGATGCCCACCGAGTACGGCGGCATGGGCGAGTCGTTCCGGGACTCGCTCGCCGTCTTCGAGGAGGCGGGGCGGTCACTGCTGGGCCCGCCGGCACTCCGGGTGGACGCCCCCGACGAGGGGAACATGCACACCATCGAACTCGCGGGGACGGACGAGCAGAAAGAGCGGTGGCTGCCGCCGCTCATCGAGGGGGAGGCACGCTCGGCGTTCTCGATGACGGAGCCGGCACCGGGTGGCGGGTCGGACCCGAAGATGCTGCAGACGACCGCCGAGAAGGACGGCGACGAGTGGGTCATCGACGGCCACAAGTGGTGGACCTCGAACGGCTACGAGGCCGACGTGTTCCTCGTGATGGCCCGCACCGACCAGGAGAAACACCCCTACGAGGGCTGTTCGCTGTTCCTCGTGCCGGCGGCGACCGATGGCGTCGAACTGGTGCGGGACGTGCCCGCGATGGAGAGCGCGGTGCTCGACCTGAGCCACGCGGAGGTCCGGTACGACGGCGTGCGCGTGCCCGAGGAGAACCTGCTGGGCGCGGAGAACGACGGCTTCCGGATCGCCCAGCAGCGGCTGGGGCCCGCGCGGCTCACCCACTGCATGCGCTTCTGCGGGATGGCCGACCGCGCACTGGGGGTCGCGCGGGCCTACATGCGCAACCGCGACGCGTTCGGCTCCTCGCTGGAGGAGAAGCAGTCGCTACGCCACCGGATGGCCGAGCGCGAACTCGACCTCCACGGGACGCGGACGATGACCCGCGACGCGGCCCGGCGCGTGAGCGGTGGCGACGAGGCCCGCCTCCCGGTCGCGATGTGCAAGGTCCGTGCCGCGCGGATGATCCAGGAGACGGTCGACTTCGCCATCCAGTGCTGTGGCGGCGCGGGGCTCTCGCGGGATCTCCCGCTCGTGGACTTCTACGAGGGGATGCGCTTCTTCCGCATCGGCGACGGCGCCGACGAGGTCCACCTCCGGTCGATCGCCCGGGCGGCGTTCGCCGACGAGCACGTCGCCGAGGCGGATCTGGGCAACCTGCCGCAGTTCTGA
- a CDS encoding enoyl-CoA hydratase/isomerase family protein has translation MTPDPTAASNEDLSVTTSDDGVVVRATIDRPETHNALNDRVLDGLMAVMDAADGSPARVVVVRGADGTFCSGGDLSGMDEDGTPSMQERRRSSGKLSELFERMVATSALTVAAVEGYCLAGGCGLAAACEFVVAAADAEFGTPEVNVGMFPMQAMASIMPAVREKQGLKLLFTGEHVSATEGREIGLVTDVYDAESFDDELAAFVDELAANSPVMISMGKEAYYNQRDMSFERSYRYLKEMLVLLMESEDHAEGVAAFLEDREPAWKRR, from the coding sequence ATGACACCGGATCCGACAGCGGCCTCGAACGAGGACCTGAGCGTCACGACCAGCGACGACGGCGTGGTCGTGCGAGCCACCATCGACCGCCCGGAGACCCACAATGCGCTCAACGACCGGGTGCTCGACGGCCTGATGGCCGTGATGGACGCCGCGGACGGGAGTCCCGCCCGCGTGGTCGTGGTCCGGGGCGCCGATGGCACCTTCTGTTCGGGGGGCGACCTGTCGGGGATGGACGAGGACGGGACGCCGTCGATGCAGGAGCGCCGGCGGAGTTCGGGGAAACTCAGCGAGCTGTTCGAGCGGATGGTCGCCACCTCGGCACTGACCGTCGCGGCGGTCGAGGGGTACTGCCTCGCCGGGGGCTGCGGGCTCGCGGCGGCCTGCGAGTTCGTGGTCGCCGCCGCCGACGCCGAGTTCGGGACGCCAGAGGTCAACGTCGGGATGTTCCCGATGCAGGCGATGGCGTCGATCATGCCGGCGGTCCGCGAGAAGCAGGGACTGAAGCTCCTGTTCACCGGCGAGCACGTCTCCGCCACCGAGGGCCGGGAGATCGGGCTCGTCACGGACGTGTACGATGCCGAGTCGTTCGACGACGAACTCGCGGCGTTCGTCGACGAGCTGGCCGCCAACAGTCCCGTCATGATCTCGATGGGCAAGGAGGCGTACTACAACCAGCGGGACATGTCGTTCGAGCGGTCCTACCGCTACCTGAAGGAGATGCTCGTCCTGCTGATGGAGAGCGAGGACCACGCCGAGGGGGTCGCCGCCTTCCTCGAGGACCGCGAGCCGGCGTGGAAACGGCGGTAG
- a CDS encoding acyl-CoA carboxylase subunit beta: protein MKIDIDGDFDEQTARAIITAISRHVGEPIELGDGDDPPATAFDEAVITEREERLREEIEEIMTGGPERGHEKIAELGKLFVRERMDLVFDDVRFEDGTFAGQHNDDWTPADGLVTGVAEMDGRRVYFSANDYTVKAGSIGSQGIEKQIRLSERAVDARAPIVRLIDSTGARLTPGERDETQSHADRYTGGKSFFNQCIHSGQVPQIGILYGPNIAGSAYTPVFCDFLIMVEGTSGMAIASPRIVEEMTGEQTDMQALGGPEIHARHSGSADLVVPDEEAAAEMARTLLGYLPQSHDAALPTEPPAPPGLAPGSLDSAIPERPNEAYDVNQVIKRVVDRDSWLELKPDFAPEIVTGFGRIDGRPVGVVANQPEHVSGAIFPDSAEKAAGFIWKCDAFGIPLVYLCDTPGFMIGSAVEKEGVLQKGRKFIYATSNAQVPKICVITRKAYGAGIYAMCGPAFEPDATLALPSAELAVMGPDAAVRAVFARQIDDIDDPAEREAFIEEKKAEYRKDIRKQASNMQVDELVPAGDLREQLVERLGALRNKQRRSYDRYHGTVLF from the coding sequence ATGAAAATCGACATCGACGGTGACTTCGACGAGCAGACGGCGCGCGCGATAATCACGGCCATCTCCCGGCACGTCGGCGAGCCGATCGAACTCGGTGACGGCGACGACCCTCCCGCCACGGCGTTCGACGAGGCGGTCATCACGGAGCGCGAGGAACGCCTCCGCGAGGAGATCGAGGAGATCATGACTGGGGGGCCGGAGCGTGGCCACGAGAAGATCGCGGAGCTGGGCAAGCTGTTCGTCCGCGAGCGGATGGACCTCGTGTTCGACGACGTCCGGTTCGAGGACGGCACCTTCGCCGGCCAGCACAACGACGACTGGACGCCCGCCGACGGACTCGTCACCGGCGTCGCGGAGATGGACGGGCGGCGGGTCTACTTCTCGGCCAACGACTACACGGTGAAGGCGGGCTCGATCGGCTCCCAGGGGATCGAAAAGCAGATCCGGCTGAGCGAGCGGGCCGTGGACGCACGGGCGCCGATCGTCCGGCTCATCGACTCCACGGGCGCGCGACTCACGCCCGGCGAGCGCGACGAGACACAGTCACACGCCGACCGGTACACGGGTGGGAAGTCCTTCTTCAACCAGTGTATCCACTCCGGGCAGGTCCCACAGATCGGCATCCTCTACGGCCCGAACATCGCCGGGTCGGCCTACACGCCGGTGTTCTGTGACTTCCTCATCATGGTCGAGGGGACCTCCGGGATGGCCATCGCCTCGCCCCGCATCGTCGAGGAGATGACCGGCGAGCAGACCGATATGCAGGCGCTCGGCGGCCCCGAGATCCACGCCCGGCACTCCGGGAGCGCGGACCTGGTCGTCCCCGACGAGGAGGCCGCCGCCGAGATGGCCCGCACGCTGCTGGGCTACCTCCCCCAGAGCCACGACGCGGCCCTGCCGACCGAGCCGCCGGCGCCACCTGGGCTGGCGCCCGGGAGCCTGGACAGCGCCATCCCCGAGCGGCCCAACGAGGCCTACGACGTGAACCAGGTGATCAAGCGCGTCGTCGACCGTGACTCGTGGCTGGAACTGAAACCCGACTTCGCCCCGGAGATCGTCACCGGGTTCGGCCGCATCGACGGGCGGCCCGTCGGCGTCGTCGCCAACCAGCCCGAGCACGTCTCCGGCGCCATCTTCCCCGACTCGGCGGAGAAGGCGGCGGGCTTCATCTGGAAGTGCGACGCGTTCGGCATCCCGCTGGTCTACCTCTGTGATACGCCCGGGTTCATGATCGGCTCGGCGGTCGAGAAGGAGGGCGTGCTCCAGAAGGGCCGGAAGTTCATCTACGCCACCTCGAACGCACAGGTGCCGAAGATCTGCGTCATCACCCGCAAGGCGTACGGTGCGGGGATCTACGCGATGTGTGGGCCCGCCTTCGAGCCGGACGCGACGCTCGCGCTCCCGTCGGCCGAACTCGCGGTCATGGGCCCGGACGCCGCGGTCCGGGCCGTCTTCGCCCGGCAGATCGACGACATCGACGACCCCGCAGAGCGCGAGGCGTTCATCGAGGAGAAGAAGGCCGAGTACCGCAAGGATATCCGCAAACAGGCCTCGAATATGCAGGTCGACGAACTCGTCCCCGCCGGAGACCTGCGTGAACAGCTCGTCGAGCGACTCGGCGCGCTCCGGAACAAGCAGCGCCGCAGCTACGACCGTTACCACGGGACGGTGCTGTTCTGA